The following nucleotide sequence is from Corylus avellana chromosome ca7, CavTom2PMs-1.0.
ATTGTTTAGATGCATTTAGATCATGATCTGTCTGTCCCCATTAGCACGCTTCAATGTGCATATCCTTGTATCAATACTTTATTAAGTAAAAGTTAACagtttcaaatttcaatgtATGAATCAGCCTCTGTAAAGCTGTGGTTTTGATTTACTGTTGGTGTCATCCTAATTACCAACTCACCCTAGTAAATATTTTCATTCACATTATGACAAGGTTATCCTTAGCCCAGATTACGTATAAAATCCTATTAATTAAAAACACACTTCAATTGCAAATATTGTTGTGAGCACCCCTTTTTGTATCATAATTCATATAGACAACAAAAATCCCTTCCCATATCCCAACTAGTACCCTGGTTTCTCCGTGCTCAAACTTATTGAATTGGGGTGCTCAGATCAGTGCCACCCAATATAATTAATACCTCCAACGAGGATATACATCTCCACAATCTTCTTGAATTAATTTAGTATCCCTTacagatgtatatatatagagagaggcTATATATAGCATAGCTGTTTGGGGGCGAGAATACTCAAAGGAGTTGCAATTTCCATATTGTTTTCTTATTACTTGTTATTCTATACTAAAAGAGCCATGACTAGAAAGAAGGTGAAGCTTGCGTACATCACTAATGATTCTGcaagaaaatcaacatttaagaAAAGGAAGAGGGGCCTGTTGAAAAAGGTGAGTGAGCTTAGCACTCTATGTGGGATTGAAGCTTGTGCTATTATTTATAGCCCTTATGATTCTGAGCCCCAAGTTTGGCCTTCTCCTTTGGGCGTACAACGTGTGCTTGCGCGGTTCAAGGAGATGCCTGAATTGGAGCAGAGCAAGAAGATGGTGAACCAAGAGAGTTTCCTGCGGCAAAGGATTGCCAAAGCCAACGAGCAGCTCAAGAAACAGCGAAAGGACAACCGGGAGAAGGAGATGACACAAGTCATGTTCCACAGCCTCATGAGTACTGCGACTGGAAAAGGGCTGCAGAATTTGAGCATCATGGATTTGAATGATCTCGGGTGGTTGATCGACCAAAACTTGAAGGAAATTTACATCAGGGTTGACAAACTCAACAAAGAGCCTCTAaacccaccaccaccaccaccaccaactgATGATCATGGATTAATGCCGAGGACTAGTAGTAGTGTAGACAATCATGTGCAACCTGATCATCATCAGATGAATATGGAAACCATGCACAGGCAGCGTTGGTTCATGGATTTGATGAACCCACAAGAGCACATGGGATTTGTTGGGGATGAGATGATGCTGCCTTTTGCAGATTACAACCACAATGCTCTTTGGTCCACTGCCTTCTTTCCTTGAAACAATCTGTATTAATTTGCTTCTGTTCTATTTATTAAGTGAAATGAAAGAGGAGCTAGCCAATTTcacccctaaattttaaaagaatatatgaTACCAcgttatttaaatattttaaaattacttgataatatatttatcatatgaCAGCATT
It contains:
- the LOC132188702 gene encoding agamous-like MADS-box protein AGL80, with the protein product MTRKKVKLAYITNDSARKSTFKKRKRGLLKKVSELSTLCGIEACAIIYSPYDSEPQVWPSPLGVQRVLARFKEMPELEQSKKMVNQESFLRQRIAKANEQLKKQRKDNREKEMTQVMFHSLMSTATGKGLQNLSIMDLNDLGWLIDQNLKEIYIRVDKLNKEPLNPPPPPPPTDDHGLMPRTSSSVDNHVQPDHHQMNMETMHRQRWFMDLMNPQEHMGFVGDEMMLPFADYNHNALWSTAFFP